Proteins co-encoded in one Homoserinimonas aerilata genomic window:
- a CDS encoding YqaJ viral recombinase family protein yields MSWRDRILVDGSDRDVWKLARRPVIGASDAAKLAKPTSVDKYLAAKLSDHNFTGNDFTASGHRWEPMMLAWAGITENKALIHSPGERGFAATPDGADETVGAECKAKHGRIVDGPSLGEWRQLAWQFVCVPEFESIEFIWVELLDGDIRPGCNGEPKSVTVHRDHPKILELTAQIVPIATDLLARLTAALEFERQLAS; encoded by the coding sequence ATGAGTTGGCGCGACCGGATCCTCGTCGACGGCAGCGATCGCGACGTGTGGAAGCTCGCACGGCGCCCGGTGATCGGTGCTTCGGATGCTGCGAAGCTCGCCAAGCCGACATCGGTGGACAAGTATCTGGCGGCGAAGCTTAGCGACCACAACTTCACCGGCAACGACTTCACCGCATCAGGCCACAGGTGGGAGCCGATGATGCTCGCCTGGGCTGGCATCACCGAGAACAAAGCCCTCATCCATTCACCGGGCGAGCGCGGCTTCGCAGCAACCCCAGACGGTGCAGACGAGACAGTCGGCGCCGAGTGCAAGGCCAAGCACGGTCGCATCGTCGACGGTCCGTCGCTCGGTGAGTGGCGACAACTGGCGTGGCAGTTCGTGTGCGTTCCCGAGTTCGAGTCGATCGAGTTCATCTGGGTCGAACTTCTCGACGGCGACATTCGCCCGGGCTGCAACGGCGAACCGAAGTCGGTCACCGTCCACCGCGACCATCCGAAGATCCTCGAGCTCACCGCGCAGATCGTCCCCATCGCAACAGACCTCCTCGCACGGCTCACTGCCGCGCTCGAATTCGAAAGGCAGCTCGCATCATGA
- a CDS encoding RusA family crossover junction endodeoxyribonuclease, which yields MTGYTPYVAAMPEYFEAAVDAVAFQVDGTPAPQGSKKGFSRIGSTRVAMVESSDKVKPWRAAVKTAGEDAMNGRAPLDGPLTVLITFRLAKPKTVKRDLPTVYPDLDKLVRSTFDGLTAAGVIADDARICDLHTYKRYGEPGADITVICTPDVEAVAA from the coding sequence ATGACCGGGTACACGCCGTACGTCGCGGCCATGCCGGAGTATTTCGAGGCGGCGGTGGATGCTGTCGCTTTCCAAGTCGACGGGACCCCAGCACCGCAGGGCAGCAAGAAGGGATTCTCCCGTATCGGCTCAACCCGTGTGGCGATGGTCGAATCGTCCGACAAGGTGAAGCCGTGGCGTGCCGCAGTGAAAACTGCTGGTGAGGATGCCATGAACGGGCGCGCCCCGCTCGACGGGCCCCTCACCGTGTTGATCACGTTCCGCCTTGCCAAGCCCAAGACCGTGAAACGCGATCTTCCGACCGTTTACCCCGACCTCGACAAGTTGGTGCGCTCCACCTTCGATGGGCTCACAGCGGCAGGCGTGATCGCTGACGATGCGCGTATCTGCGACCTGCACACCTACAAGCGGTACGGGGAGCCCGGCGCGGACATCACCGTCATCTGCACCCCTGACGTTGAGGCGGTGGCGGCATGA
- a CDS encoding AAA family ATPase, protein MSLHIVQLQAENYKRLKAVTITPEGNVVFIGGKNAQGKTSVLDAIWAALAGGEASRATQQPIRDGQDTAVVRLDLGEFIVTRRWTKDDAGTLTVESADGAKYSSPQKMLDDLIGARAFDPLAFTRMSARDQVAALVATVELPFDPSELERERKGVFDSRTEVNREVDKLKGQLAGLTKPNDDTPDVEVSSADIIAEFEKARAHNDAIVRSESLAVRFGNEVDSLTKQIAELTAQLEATAAQFRTTEADRAKLGDPIDTDGISARLAGVEQTNAAIREGQEHHRVTAALSSVKERAAQLTVKLQQIEKRKADALAAVDFPVEHLSFNEDWVTYKGIAFSQASAAEQLRVSVALAMAANPKLRVLRILDGSLLDSDSLKIIAELAVDHDYQIFIEVVSEDAKVGIIMEDGSVKE, encoded by the coding sequence ATGTCACTCCACATCGTTCAGCTCCAGGCAGAGAACTACAAGCGGCTCAAGGCCGTCACCATCACCCCCGAAGGCAACGTCGTCTTCATCGGCGGGAAGAACGCACAGGGCAAGACATCCGTGCTCGACGCCATCTGGGCGGCCCTCGCCGGCGGCGAAGCATCCCGCGCCACCCAGCAGCCCATCCGCGACGGGCAAGACACCGCGGTTGTGCGGCTCGATCTGGGCGAGTTCATCGTCACCCGCCGGTGGACGAAGGACGATGCGGGCACCCTCACCGTTGAGTCGGCGGATGGTGCGAAGTATTCATCACCGCAGAAGATGCTCGACGATCTGATCGGAGCACGTGCGTTCGACCCGCTCGCATTCACCCGCATGTCTGCGCGTGACCAGGTCGCCGCGCTCGTCGCCACCGTCGAGTTGCCGTTCGATCCTTCCGAGCTCGAGCGGGAACGGAAGGGCGTGTTCGACAGCCGCACCGAAGTAAACCGTGAGGTCGACAAGCTGAAAGGCCAACTGGCTGGGCTGACGAAGCCGAACGATGACACCCCAGATGTGGAGGTTTCGTCGGCGGACATCATCGCCGAGTTCGAGAAGGCACGCGCCCACAACGACGCCATCGTCCGCAGCGAGTCGCTCGCCGTCAGATTCGGCAACGAAGTGGACTCGCTGACGAAGCAGATCGCGGAATTGACCGCACAGTTGGAGGCAACTGCAGCGCAGTTCAGAACGACCGAAGCCGACCGGGCGAAGCTCGGCGACCCGATCGACACCGACGGCATCAGTGCTCGTCTCGCCGGGGTGGAGCAGACGAACGCCGCTATCCGTGAAGGGCAGGAGCACCACCGTGTCACGGCAGCCCTGTCCAGCGTGAAGGAACGCGCCGCACAACTCACGGTGAAGCTGCAGCAGATCGAGAAGCGGAAAGCTGACGCTCTCGCCGCGGTCGACTTCCCGGTCGAGCACCTCTCGTTCAACGAAGACTGGGTCACCTACAAGGGCATCGCGTTCTCGCAGGCATCCGCCGCAGAGCAGCTGCGCGTATCCGTCGCCCTCGCCATGGCGGCGAACCCGAAGCTGCGCGTGCTCAGGATCCTCGACGGGTCACTGCTCGACTCCGACTCGCTCAAGATCATCGCCGAGCTCGCGGTGGATCACGATTACCAGATTTTCATCGAGGTGGTCAGTGAAGACGCCAAGGTCGGGATCATCATGGAGGACGGGAGCGTGAAGGAATGA
- a CDS encoding LPXTG cell wall anchor domain-containing protein, producing MIATLLIAGALLCPPGTVPGWLDRSGEPTSCVNDVAVWEEPAVVPPLGEFLPVPVEPLTQLPHTGPDPAAPLVGGIALLILGFGLIVARRLTRQDNS from the coding sequence ATGATCGCCACTCTGCTCATCGCGGGCGCGCTCCTGTGCCCTCCTGGGACTGTCCCCGGATGGCTGGATCGGTCGGGTGAGCCGACGTCGTGTGTGAATGACGTCGCCGTATGGGAGGAGCCTGCCGTGGTGCCCCCGCTGGGCGAGTTCCTGCCCGTCCCGGTGGAGCCGCTCACCCAGTTGCCGCACACCGGCCCTGACCCTGCCGCCCCTCTGGTCGGCGGCATCGCACTACTCATCCTCGGTTTCGGGCTCATTGTGGCCCGCCGACTCACCCGACAGGACAACTCATGA
- a CDS encoding HNH endonuclease yields MRDGAHSVHNVHRLVAFAFIGAPTGPVVRHLDGNPDNNAVTNLAFGTVAENNRDTIRHGRNVNASRKTCTNGHDFDDANTYIRPSGARTCRACNRDAAARVAARRKGLAA; encoded by the coding sequence ATGCGCGACGGGGCGCACAGCGTTCACAACGTGCACCGCTTAGTGGCGTTCGCGTTCATCGGTGCGCCGACTGGACCGGTGGTCCGGCACCTCGACGGCAACCCCGACAACAACGCCGTGACGAACCTCGCCTTCGGAACCGTGGCCGAGAACAACCGCGACACGATCCGGCACGGGCGCAACGTCAATGCGTCTCGGAAGACATGCACCAATGGGCACGACTTCGACGACGCCAACACATACATCCGACCATCCGGTGCTCGAACCTGCCGCGCGTGCAACCGCGACGCTGCAGCCCGAGTCGCCGCGCGCAGAAAAGGACTCGCAGCATGA
- a CDS encoding BRO family protein: MPTTENSVAIFSYIGQDVRTLRGLDEIWFVAADVARILGYSEPAAMTRTLDEDEKGLRIVQTPGGDQSVLAINEPGLYSAILRSRRPEAKEFKRWVTHVVLPEIRQKGSYLAPVALDMGAIRQLNQAVATLLEHNEQVTAELAEATPRAEAWDAIASAEGDYSVGDAAKILARAGIPTGPQRLFAQLQQIGWTFRGGDMAWRARADRVDRGYLAEKPTFHYHPGTGARVVDPPQLRVTVKGIEQLRKRLHIGALKAVSA; the protein is encoded by the coding sequence ATGCCAACCACTGAGAACAGTGTAGCGATCTTCAGCTACATCGGACAGGACGTGCGCACCCTGCGCGGCCTTGACGAGATCTGGTTCGTCGCCGCCGACGTCGCCCGCATCCTCGGATACAGCGAGCCCGCCGCGATGACCCGCACTCTCGACGAAGACGAGAAGGGTCTGCGGATTGTGCAGACCCCCGGCGGAGACCAGAGCGTGCTCGCAATCAACGAGCCGGGCCTCTACTCCGCGATCCTTCGCAGCCGGCGACCCGAGGCGAAGGAGTTCAAGCGGTGGGTGACACATGTGGTGCTCCCGGAGATCCGTCAGAAGGGTTCCTACCTGGCGCCGGTCGCGCTCGACATGGGCGCCATCCGTCAGCTGAATCAGGCGGTCGCTACTCTGCTCGAGCACAACGAACAGGTGACCGCAGAACTCGCCGAAGCCACACCGCGCGCTGAGGCGTGGGATGCGATCGCATCCGCCGAGGGCGACTACTCGGTCGGTGACGCGGCGAAGATCCTCGCCCGCGCCGGCATCCCGACCGGTCCGCAGCGTTTGTTTGCGCAGTTGCAGCAGATCGGGTGGACGTTCCGGGGCGGCGACATGGCGTGGCGTGCACGGGCTGACCGTGTCGACCGCGGGTATCTCGCGGAGAAGCCGACGTTCCATTACCACCCGGGGACTGGCGCTCGCGTCGTGGACCCGCCGCAACTGCGTGTGACCGTGAAAGGCATCGAGCAGTTGCGGAAGCGGCTGCACATCGGCGCACTCAAGGCGGTGAGTGCGTAA
- a CDS encoding helix-turn-helix transcriptional regulator, with amino-acid sequence MIGPVFTVKRAAEYCGIKTQTLYNLKAAGKGPKAYKQGRLTVYYPADLDAWLAERLVAA; translated from the coding sequence ATGATCGGCCCGGTCTTCACGGTGAAGAGAGCAGCCGAGTACTGCGGCATCAAGACGCAGACCCTCTACAACCTCAAGGCAGCAGGCAAGGGCCCGAAGGCGTACAAGCAGGGCCGTCTCACCGTCTACTACCCGGCCGACCTCGACGCATGGCTTGCCGAGCGTCTCGTCGCCGCTTAG
- a CDS encoding helix-turn-helix domain-containing protein, giving the protein MEETNNENRAEIWAEWLQEMLDSKRWRQADLVNNSHGTVKRDRASKWLSGKESPSYRNAIVVANTLNVSHSSALRAAGFESDEIDQDHSRRLIAAQASIDNYVPPASAQRALAEFPDSILIGEILRRAHEREGVHPIKTLPAWGSLSNVVRDIEDARERGSEATTKHAANEPRNITPGEIDGDQAGDDV; this is encoded by the coding sequence GTGGAAGAGACGAACAACGAAAACCGTGCCGAGATCTGGGCCGAATGGCTCCAAGAGATGCTCGATTCGAAGAGGTGGCGCCAAGCCGACCTCGTGAACAACTCGCATGGCACCGTCAAGCGCGATCGCGCCAGCAAATGGCTCAGTGGCAAAGAAAGCCCGTCCTACAGAAACGCCATCGTCGTTGCGAATACCCTGAATGTCTCGCACTCGTCTGCGCTGCGTGCCGCTGGCTTTGAGTCCGATGAGATCGACCAAGACCACTCCCGGCGCCTCATTGCGGCGCAGGCATCGATCGACAACTACGTGCCGCCCGCTTCGGCGCAGCGTGCCTTGGCAGAATTTCCTGATTCGATTCTGATAGGCGAGATTCTCCGGCGGGCTCACGAACGCGAGGGCGTCCATCCCATCAAGACGCTGCCCGCATGGGGCAGCCTGTCGAATGTCGTACGCGACATAGAGGATGCCCGTGAGCGGGGATCGGAAGCCACAACAAAGCACGCGGCGAACGAACCGCGGAACATCACACCGGGGGAGATCGATGGAGATCAAGCTGGGGACGACGTATGA
- a CDS encoding ImmA/IrrE family metallo-endopeptidase, giving the protein MEIKLGTTYDPHEHADQIGVRIEYQRLRTANGLWLPEYRTIILQPRMRKIVERSVLAHEMGHVCLGHQESTPRNELRADRWAVRKLVAPGALEHAALISPDPGDWCHHLGVSADLIERALLDRNAA; this is encoded by the coding sequence ATGGAGATCAAGCTGGGGACGACGTATGACCCGCATGAGCACGCCGACCAGATCGGCGTCAGGATCGAGTATCAGCGGTTGCGCACAGCAAACGGGTTGTGGCTGCCGGAGTATCGGACGATCATCCTGCAGCCACGCATGCGGAAGATCGTCGAGCGGTCGGTGCTCGCGCACGAGATGGGGCACGTCTGTCTCGGCCATCAGGAATCCACCCCGCGTAATGAACTCCGCGCCGATAGGTGGGCAGTGCGAAAGCTCGTCGCACCTGGGGCGCTCGAACACGCCGCGCTCATCAGCCCCGACCCAGGGGACTGGTGCCACCATCTCGGAGTATCCGCTGACCTCATCGAGCGCGCGCTTCTCGATCGCAATGCGGCATGA
- a CDS encoding tyrosine-type recombinase/integrase: MARPPLVLETWGKIRRTTVGGKDTAVAYYRDSDGRTRPMQRQGKTPADAERKLIEALKKRLTPTTEYLTRETTLQVLAEEWMAELDKSKRSTATKARYASTIRAHINEHVGAVRIREATVPRLQRLIDRVAENSGDEQARMLGVVLRGIFTHAVRMIPDIDNPASSLLLPARPDAADPRAPSLADVHALRKAMAAYDALPAARNGAEHDIADICDMLLATGARPGEVLALDWEKDIDLENWVVTIQATVVRIAGVGVTRQPHTKERDVRRLKLPAFAIDMLVRRRINAYGNWVFPSSTGKLRWPENFRQSWAVAVKGTDVEWTTPKSTRKAVAHHLDVEIGIEAAQGQLGHADPKITRRSYAPGAAVVLPDHSEHLAAFAENPE, from the coding sequence ATGGCTAGGCCGCCACTCGTCCTCGAGACGTGGGGCAAGATCCGCCGCACGACGGTCGGCGGCAAGGACACCGCGGTCGCCTACTACCGAGACTCAGACGGCCGCACCCGGCCCATGCAGCGCCAGGGGAAGACGCCAGCCGACGCAGAGCGAAAGCTGATCGAGGCACTCAAGAAGCGACTCACGCCGACGACGGAATATCTCACGCGCGAGACCACGCTGCAAGTGCTCGCTGAGGAGTGGATGGCAGAGCTCGACAAGTCCAAGCGGTCGACTGCGACGAAGGCCCGCTACGCGTCCACCATCCGCGCGCACATCAACGAACATGTCGGCGCCGTGCGTATCCGCGAGGCGACTGTGCCACGACTTCAGAGACTCATCGACCGCGTCGCAGAGAACTCGGGAGACGAACAAGCGCGGATGCTCGGCGTAGTCCTCCGCGGCATCTTCACGCACGCCGTACGAATGATCCCCGACATCGACAACCCAGCGTCATCACTGCTATTGCCGGCGCGCCCCGACGCCGCAGATCCCCGAGCGCCCAGCCTTGCGGACGTGCACGCGCTCCGCAAGGCCATGGCTGCCTATGACGCGCTGCCCGCGGCGCGCAATGGCGCCGAGCACGACATCGCCGACATCTGCGACATGCTCCTCGCGACCGGCGCCCGGCCCGGCGAAGTGCTCGCGCTCGACTGGGAGAAAGACATCGACCTCGAAAACTGGGTCGTCACCATCCAGGCAACGGTCGTGCGCATCGCCGGCGTCGGAGTGACGCGACAGCCGCACACCAAGGAGCGCGACGTTCGTCGGCTGAAACTACCGGCTTTCGCGATCGACATGCTCGTGCGACGTCGCATCAATGCCTATGGCAATTGGGTGTTCCCCTCATCGACGGGCAAGCTTCGGTGGCCCGAGAACTTTCGGCAGTCGTGGGCTGTTGCGGTCAAGGGCACGGATGTCGAGTGGACTACTCCGAAGTCGACGCGCAAGGCGGTGGCTCATCATCTCGACGTCGAGATCGGTATCGAGGCGGCGCAGGGGCAGCTTGGGCATGCTGATCCCAAGATCACGCGGAGGAGCTACGCGCCGGGCGCGGCCGTGGTGCTCCCCGACCACTCAGAGCATCTGGCTGCCTTCGCTGAAAACCCCGAGTAA
- the dcd gene encoding dCTP deaminase, with protein sequence MLLSDRDITAGLASGRIGLDPYDPEMVQPSSIDVRLDRYFRLFDNHKYPFIDPAEDQPELTHLVEVDPDQAFILHPGEFVLGSTYEQVTLPDDVAARLEGKSSLGRLGLLTHSTAGFVDPGFSGHVTLELSNVATLPIKLWPGMKIGQLCFFRLTSPAEKPYGSGATFSRYLGQRGPTASRSHLNFHRTDVSVTDAGRPGA encoded by the coding sequence ATGCTGCTCTCTGATCGCGACATCACCGCAGGACTCGCCTCAGGCCGCATCGGCCTTGACCCGTATGACCCGGAGATGGTGCAGCCGTCGAGTATCGATGTGCGCCTCGACCGCTACTTTCGGTTGTTCGACAACCACAAGTACCCGTTCATCGACCCGGCGGAGGATCAGCCGGAGCTCACCCACCTGGTCGAGGTCGACCCGGATCAGGCGTTCATCCTGCACCCGGGCGAGTTCGTGCTCGGTTCCACCTACGAGCAGGTCACGCTGCCCGACGATGTTGCTGCGCGCCTCGAGGGCAAGAGCTCGCTGGGTCGCCTCGGCCTGCTCACGCATTCCACGGCCGGCTTCGTCGACCCGGGTTTCTCCGGTCATGTCACGCTGGAGTTGAGCAATGTGGCGACACTGCCGATCAAGTTGTGGCCGGGCATGAAGATCGGGCAGCTGTGCTTCTTCAGGCTCACCTCGCCGGCCGAGAAGCCGTACGGTTCTGGCGCGACCTTCTCCCGCTACCTGGGGCAGCGCGGGCCGACGGCGTCGCGTTCGCACCTGAACTTCCACCGCACCGACGTCTCGGTGACCGACGCGGGCCGCCCCGGCGCCTGA
- a CDS encoding MMPL family transporter, whose protein sequence is MGPLRNVITGRRTSWIVLVVALAAALALLLFGGKATEDAPGNGLPDSAESAEVAALQEKLPGADTTAALIVFSRDGATLSEADVTAINERQKALTPLATSDFLPPAQISDDGTTALVIVPLKTLNDVPVQAERATDIRTTANEDLPDGLTALLTGPEGFAVDIAAVFKGANFTLLLTTVGVVAVLLIVTYRSPWLWLVPLAVVGMADAVAGVVARNVAALVGIPIDASITGILSVLVFGAGTNYALLLIARYRDELRIHEDRRTAMSFALRGAGPAIIASGSTVVLSLLTLLFAELGGNRALGLACAAGIVVAMIFALVVLPAALVLFGRGLFWPYIPRFNSEDRLAKGFWHKLGTLVSRKPLAVAIVGLLLLGGLAAAVPQVQVGLSQTEKFTATPESVTGQEILADAFSAGSGSPAVVIANSDQAQDVADAASSVAGVTSATVGDSDGSITQISVSLNAAAETDEAYDTIRALRDKVHNVSGADALVGGVDAQSLDSATAQERDQDLVIPLILALVFLVLVLLLRSVVAPIILLLTVVASFFASVGASWLLFQSVFGFSALDNSVLLFSFLFLVALGVDYNIFLVTRAKEEAEHLGTRPGMIRALSATGGVITSAGILLAAVFAVLGVLPLITLTQIGIIVCVGVLIDTLLVRTVIVPALTFTLGDWFWWPRHRRNRVRDAEPAKHAA, encoded by the coding sequence ATGGGCCCCCTCCGCAACGTCATCACCGGACGGCGCACGTCATGGATCGTGCTCGTCGTCGCCCTCGCCGCAGCACTCGCACTGCTGCTCTTCGGCGGCAAAGCCACAGAGGACGCCCCCGGCAACGGCCTCCCCGACAGTGCCGAATCCGCCGAGGTCGCCGCCCTCCAGGAGAAGCTCCCCGGCGCCGACACGACGGCCGCCCTCATCGTCTTCTCCCGTGACGGCGCCACGCTCAGTGAGGCCGACGTCACCGCAATCAACGAACGCCAGAAGGCTCTCACCCCTCTCGCCACATCCGACTTCTTGCCGCCCGCTCAGATCTCGGATGACGGCACCACGGCGCTCGTCATCGTGCCGCTTAAGACACTCAATGACGTTCCGGTGCAGGCCGAACGGGCCACCGACATCCGCACCACCGCGAACGAAGACCTCCCTGACGGGCTGACCGCGCTTCTCACCGGGCCTGAGGGTTTCGCCGTCGACATTGCCGCCGTGTTCAAGGGCGCCAACTTCACCCTGCTGCTCACCACGGTCGGTGTGGTCGCGGTGCTCCTGATCGTCACCTACCGCAGCCCGTGGTTGTGGCTAGTTCCGCTCGCGGTCGTCGGAATGGCCGACGCCGTAGCCGGGGTTGTGGCCCGCAATGTGGCAGCCCTCGTCGGCATTCCCATCGACGCGTCAATCACCGGCATCCTCTCGGTGCTCGTTTTCGGCGCAGGGACCAACTACGCCCTTCTGCTCATCGCCCGGTACCGCGACGAACTGCGCATCCACGAAGACCGCCGCACGGCCATGAGTTTTGCCCTCCGCGGCGCGGGGCCCGCGATCATTGCCAGCGGTTCGACCGTCGTGCTCAGCCTGCTCACCCTGCTGTTTGCCGAACTTGGCGGCAACCGGGCGCTCGGTTTGGCGTGCGCTGCGGGCATCGTCGTCGCCATGATCTTCGCACTCGTCGTGCTCCCTGCCGCTCTCGTTTTGTTCGGTCGCGGCCTGTTCTGGCCTTACATTCCCCGTTTCAACTCTGAGGATCGCCTCGCGAAGGGGTTCTGGCACAAGCTCGGTACTCTCGTCTCCCGTAAACCTCTCGCCGTCGCCATCGTCGGTCTTCTACTGCTCGGCGGGCTCGCCGCGGCCGTACCGCAGGTGCAGGTTGGTCTGTCGCAGACCGAGAAGTTCACCGCCACCCCCGAGTCGGTCACCGGCCAGGAGATTCTGGCTGACGCTTTCTCGGCAGGTAGCGGCTCACCGGCCGTCGTCATCGCCAACAGTGACCAGGCACAGGATGTTGCGGATGCCGCATCCAGCGTTGCCGGGGTCACCTCGGCGACCGTCGGCGACAGCGACGGGAGCATCACACAGATCAGCGTTTCGCTGAATGCTGCCGCCGAAACGGATGAGGCTTACGACACCATCCGGGCGCTGCGAGACAAGGTGCACAACGTCTCCGGGGCGGATGCGCTCGTCGGTGGTGTGGACGCACAGAGTCTTGATTCGGCGACCGCTCAGGAGCGTGACCAAGATTTGGTGATCCCGCTCATCCTTGCCCTGGTCTTTTTGGTGTTGGTGCTTCTGTTGCGCTCTGTGGTGGCGCCGATCATCTTGCTGCTCACCGTTGTCGCATCATTCTTTGCGAGTGTGGGGGCGAGCTGGCTGCTGTTCCAGTCGGTGTTCGGTTTCTCTGCCCTCGACAACTCTGTTCTGCTTTTCAGTTTCCTGTTCCTGGTGGCGCTCGGGGTCGACTACAACATCTTCTTGGTGACGCGGGCCAAGGAGGAGGCCGAACATTTGGGTACCCGGCCGGGAATGATCCGGGCACTGTCGGCCACCGGCGGTGTCATCACGAGCGCCGGCATCCTCCTTGCAGCGGTTTTCGCCGTGCTCGGCGTTCTGCCGCTCATAACGCTCACCCAGATCGGCATCATCGTCTGCGTCGGCGTTCTTATCGACACTCTCCTGGTGCGCACCGTCATTGTGCCGGCGCTCACCTTCACGTTGGGCGACTGGTTCTGGTGGCCGCGGCACCGGCGCAACCGCGTTCGCGACGCCGAGCCGGCGAAGCACGCAGCGTAG
- a CDS encoding MarR family winged helix-turn-helix transcriptional regulator: protein MTNNRAEGPQVPVHESTRLLREFTSLGDEFERYMGRELTVNPTDLQAMQHLIMSGPLSPTEIARRLQISTAAATVVVDRLAKVGHVSRAAHPTDRRGVVVVPAKESVAKAMSTLMPMITGIDEIIGEFDETEKDTITRYLRRVIDVYRSSIPAGDSS from the coding sequence ATGACTAACAATCGTGCGGAGGGCCCGCAGGTTCCTGTGCACGAGAGCACCCGTCTGCTCCGTGAATTCACGTCACTCGGTGACGAGTTCGAGAGGTATATGGGCCGGGAGCTCACCGTCAACCCCACAGACCTTCAGGCGATGCAGCATCTGATCATGAGTGGGCCACTGAGCCCCACCGAGATCGCACGCCGGCTCCAAATCAGCACCGCCGCTGCGACGGTCGTGGTTGACCGGCTCGCCAAGGTGGGTCACGTGAGCAGAGCTGCGCACCCCACCGACCGGCGCGGGGTTGTTGTGGTGCCCGCGAAAGAGTCTGTGGCGAAGGCCATGAGCACTCTTATGCCGATGATCACGGGCATCGACGAGATCATTGGCGAGTTCGACGAGACAGAGAAGGACACGATAACCCGCTACCTGCGTCGCGTCATCGACGTGTACCGAAGCAGCATTCCCGCAGGAGATTCGTCGTGA
- the idi gene encoding isopentenyl-diphosphate Delta-isomerase, with the protein MELSELVVLLSDDGKPIGTAPKSSVHSSETPLHLAFSCHLFNEAGEVLVTRRALSKATWPGVWTNSFCGHPGVDESFEDTITRRAVRELGATVTAIEPILPDFRYRAVDASGVVENEVCPVFRATLVGEVNPSEDEVGEFAWVQPTALATAVKATPFAFSPWLVMQLAQWPGATEGAH; encoded by the coding sequence ATGGAACTCTCCGAACTTGTTGTTCTGCTCTCTGACGACGGCAAGCCGATCGGCACCGCCCCCAAGTCGAGCGTTCATAGCTCGGAGACTCCGCTGCATTTGGCGTTCTCGTGCCACCTTTTCAACGAGGCCGGCGAGGTGTTGGTCACCCGTCGCGCACTCAGCAAGGCCACCTGGCCGGGGGTGTGGACCAACAGTTTCTGCGGTCATCCGGGTGTCGACGAGTCGTTCGAAGACACCATCACGCGTCGTGCCGTGCGCGAACTCGGGGCCACGGTCACCGCAATCGAACCGATTCTGCCGGACTTTCGTTACCGCGCCGTGGACGCATCCGGAGTCGTCGAAAACGAGGTGTGCCCGGTGTTCCGCGCGACCCTGGTCGGAGAGGTGAACCCCTCTGAGGATGAGGTCGGGGAGTTTGCCTGGGTTCAGCCGACGGCCCTGGCCACCGCCGTCAAGGCGACGCCCTTTGCCTTCAGCCCGTGGCTGGTCATGCAACTGGCGCAGTGGCCAGGCGCCACGGAGGGAGCGCACTGA